The following DNA comes from Papaver somniferum cultivar HN1 chromosome 4, ASM357369v1, whole genome shotgun sequence.
CAAGACTAACCTTATTAAATGCTGCATTATTACCAAAATTAAAACTAATATGTGTATATAAAAAATATATCGGGTTATTATTTTGGGAAATgtttaatagaaaataaaaacaagtatCTTGATTATATTACGGGTTTACATTTGGCCAGATTATAAGATCACGTATTTATTCCTTTTAACTTctcataaatatttttatttaaaacgaGAATGAAGATTTGAAACATATTTGTTTCTGTATATATAGAGATATTATTTACAAGAAAATACCATATGGTCCcatgaataatatattagagatttTGATTAggtttatattaaaaataattttataattataaaaagcaAAAAATGTATTTAATAGTTTAACGAGAAAACATGTCTAAACATAACGGACAAATAAAAAAAGATAGACGGAATATATTTGGAAGAACGAAATTAAGTAGCAGATATTCCATTTGGAACTGCTAAAATTGGAAAACTTCGGAAAGAGAGAATTTTAATCCACTTAGTTGCATTAGATCACAACTTTCAGAAGATTCAAATGATGTAACCATTCGCTAACCGAAAAAAAGTAATTTAATAAAAGCCGTTTTGGGCGTTCGTTTTTCCAGCCCATCTCTTATCACGCTCCACCTGCTCTCTCGTGAAGTCATATTCTCATTGCCGTATATATTCTTACAGTAAAGATTCCGAGTAGTCTTCCACAATGCTATACCAAATCCCAAATCCAAGAAACATCGATTATTCAATGCAAATGGTCGTAGAATGAGCAGCTTTCTGCATTGCAGCATAGGAGCAAGAGAGCTGCCCATTTAGCAGAAAATGCTGAATGCCTAGTTGCCTACAAAGTTCTTGGTACATTCATCAAGCAGATCTAAATTCTCAGATAGTATAAGATGCTGAATCAGATAGGGAGTTTAGAAAGAAGGAAAAACACATAAAATTCCAGCAAAGAAAGAACGGCCACAGAAGACATCAAGGACTTTTGCTTCAAAATCTTTCAATGTTACAGTGAGATTTCAATAGTCCAGCTGGTGACCTTTCTAATTGCTGAATGTGTTTTTGGTTCAGATTTAGCATGAAGATGAGCCACCTAGACTGTATTTGCacgttctttttttctttttcttttttcaaaagaTAAATCTAATTTTTCGTTTTTTGAAGCAAAATCTAAAACATGACTGATGTTCAAAAAACATTCCTCAAGCTTTGAGtacaaaaaagaataataattaattactccatacgaaaaagaaaaattacaactaACAAGCAACTCATGTTGTCTTTGGCTTTGGCTTAATCCCCTTCACCCTTGAATATAGAAATACGCCAGCAAGAGCTATTCCAGTACCTGTTATAAAACACATAATGATATGATAAGATTTCCAtgcaattatgtaacaaaatacaAGTAACAATACACTTGAAATACTAGAGAttatatatactccctccgtttctgatagtttcactttttcaatttggcctaaaaataggccaaattgaaaaagtgaaagtatttcttttccaaaaacagagggagtatttttTTTGTGTGCCAATTGGTTgggatagtcaattggccagagGCCTGACTCTAATACCTGAGATTCGGTGATTTGAGTCCTCACTGAGTCACTCAATAGTGTTGATTTCTCAAAAAATAACTTCCCTTCCAAAAAGAGGATGATAATATGCAATTTCTGAGAAAAGAGAGACTTAGGAATTACCAAGAGAATTGATAGGGGATACGGGTGTTCTGAAAAAGAGAACCGAGGTCACAATGACCACCACCCTCTTTACACAATTTCCTACTGAATGTGTAACAGGAGACACTCTCTGTAATATCATATAAGAAACCTACAAGATCAAAAGTAAAAGGTGTTAACAGTTCACAACAAAACAGGTTGTGCCAGTGTGAAAACTGAAAATTAAATGACGAACGCAGACGGAAAATATCAAATCTTAGAAACGAGAAAAGAATGGAAATTAATTCAAATGAAAATAGGAGTTACCTGTTGGTATGCATGGAAGCAGAGTCCAGCAAAGAGAGCTCTCGTAAATACCTCCTTAACATTCAAGCCCTATCATTCAGGATAAGGCAAGAACCAAGATCCATTTAACGCATGTATTTATGAGTAAGAAAGCAAGGTGAATAATGAACTTCCAAGAAACAAATGCAGCTTAAGATTCTTATACTCACAACTGATGTTAAGTGTGCAGGAGTAAACTTAACGCCTTCCATTACAAGAGCCACAGGAGCCAGGAGGAACAGTGACATGATTGTTATTATTGAGAACAAGGTTATGTTATCAAGAGATGACTGtatcagaagaaaaaaagaggttaAACGCCAATTTAAGATATGAAGTGCTAAAATATTCTAACATGAAGTTGCACAACAAATAAGTGAAAATGTGATCAAGGTGTGACAACAGTGCTTCTGTAATTTGTGACAAAAAAAGTAACAGAAAGTTGCATCTTGTCGAGCATTACCTCTTTCTTAACCATGAATTTTTTGCTCAGTACATTACGTGATTGGAATGTCACATTGGATGCCATTGCACTCCAAAACCCTGCCCTGTTTTCAAAAGAAGCATTGAGAACTGGTCATACATCGACTGCAAGATTCAAAATCCGAACCAATTGACGAAATTATGACAACTGAATTAATATTGACATTAACCAGAGAGATCAAGTGATCAACCACTAAATCTGTTGCCATTACCAATTGAAAGATGCTTCGGTCATTGACGCCAAACCCACTCCACCAACAATGGGTACAAGGGATGAGATCACCCAAAGGGTAGGAACCTGTTCATAGTTGTTTAGTAAGCAGGACAATAAAACTTTACAGCAGTAAAACTTTAGAAACATTTACCTCACAGAAATCTAGTTTATCACGCGTGTTACAGGAAACAAAATCCTTACCTCCCCAAGAAACATTGAAGAGAGAACAACCGAGAAAAAAGGCTCCATAGCTTTGATTGTGTGTGTAAATGACACGGCAACTTTCCCTAGACTCATGTTAGTGAAAAGGTTACCCATCGTATGCACTACAGCCAATGGCAGGATTGCTACAAGCTGCAACACAATTAACAAGCACATTTTAATAGGTAAACAAATAGCCAGAAACTACCAACCACAATAGAATCAGTACCTGAGATGTAGTAATCTTAGGTCTCTTGTACAAATTACTTGTCCACATGAGAAGGACAAAAACAGTCCCAACAAGAAACTGAAATGTTGTAATTGTTACCGGGTATGGGAAAACCTTCAATGTCTGTAAACAACCAGGCGCAATATTAAAAACCGTAATCCAACCAGTAAGCAAATAATCTATTTGTTAGCATATTATAATGTTATAATCCAAATTTTCATAACATTGCCTAAATTTATCATTGATATAAGTAACATAACACAGAGACAATAAATGCATCTTATATATATTGAGTTTTCAAAACCTTCTTTAGAGTTCCAAATGAATCCTAAAATGAGAATGTTGGTATCAAGATTTAAGCTAAGAATTCTCAGATCCCTCACAATTACactaaaaaccaaaataaatcaaacaaaaatcgAAGTTTAGAGAACAAAACCTGTTTGTTATATATGTTGAAGTAGATATTAAAAAGATACCAAAGACCAAAAAGAGATCCAAGCTGTAAAGTCTGCATCAAACCACTAGATTTCTCTTGAGCTGTTTCTCCAGCACCAGCACTTTCAGGTACAGGAGTTGCTTTAATTCTAAAGTCCTTCTTGTTATTTTCACGATCTGAAGATACAAGTGAAGGTATCGAACtccatgaagaagaagatctagggCCACAAAACGAAGAAACTCCATTACTAGAACTACTAATTAGATCGTTTGATTTCTGTGACGAAAAACGAATTGGATTGAAACTTAAACTTCGGGTAACAGGGTTAATAATTCTTGTTCCTCTTCCATTTATAAAGTTTCGTGGTTTGAGAAATGGTGCTGATGGCGATGATAAAGCAACTGAACTACTCATTTTGAGGTGAAAATAGAGATTTACAGACGGAGCTTATTTTTTTATGAGAAGGGCTGATGATATAATGgaaaccaaattagggttttcaagcgGAGAAGATCTTCGTATACTCCGTCGAAACCTAAcgaacaccaacaacaacaataccGTTGTTCTCTCTAGAATATACTACCCCAACAGTGTGTACCTAATCTTAGGTGAGCTTTAGATAcaccataataataataatatatattattattattacgcATTCAAATATCTTTGAATGCACGTGATCGACAAGGGGCGAGGGGTTCCCCTGAAACAGCGTGTTCTCGCAGTACCGACCCAGTTTGCTTTAGGGTGCACATACCCAGCCCCTTTCTTCTTCGCCTCAAATCGAACACCGAAAATCCTAGCCCCTTTCTTCCCAGTTCTAACTTTTAACTTCTAACCCTAGACCTTACTCTTCTCAGTCTTATGTTCATCTTTCAGGGCCTTGAATTGGTTCGTTGACACTCTAATTCCGGCCCCCCTTCACCAAAATCTGATGGAGAAGACATTGTTCCAATCTTAGGTAAGCCGAtaatcacataaatataatttgttTTTTAATAATCTGAATGGGTTTTTCTTTTTGTATCTGAAATATGTTGTATTGCTTGGTGATGTCATTTGTATATGAAGAAATCAGTTGAGTGATATGATTGCAGTTGTGAGAAATTGacatgcatgttaactgattGATGAAATTTCTCATAGGAATGTAGTTTGTTCCTCATGGAGGACGAGTTTCAATGCGATTCTGCTAGGGATGGGAGCAAAAGGCAATTGAATGGGATTTAAAATTTCTGATCATATGTAAACTGATTGATAAATTGTCTCTTCATGATTtctagctaaaacccatgtctttgAATGTATAGATTTTCTATATTTCAAACTATATTTCAAACAATTTCAGTGAGATTTTGATTATGTGACTCTCAACCCATGTCTTTAAAGGCAATTGCTGCTCTTCACTTGTCTaatatttttgtttgaattttaGGTGCTGTAGTAAGTGAGCGCGAGTCTGCTTATTGCAACCAGTGCAGGGCTAAACCAATTAAGAACGAGGGTAAGTGAAGCTAATCTTATCCTGCATCCGAATCCGTCGCATGTTTGATTCTTAGTTTTATTAGCCATGAGGTGAGATTAGAGCTGTTGTTAGGCAGCATAGTAAGGTGACACATAGATAGATGGAGACATGCTTTTTTTCCTACTCAGTATTAGCTTTAGCTTCTGCTCACAACAGTCTCGTCTCGTCTTTTCtttaatttctttctttctctgaATTTGTTTCTTTTGGGTTTATATGTAAGAGTAACTACATGTCTTACATAAGAAAATCGTTGATTTCATTGAACATTATCATCAGGTCAGGTGAGTGAGTACATTTAAGCCCTTTGCTAGGTGAGTGAGAAAAGGAGAGATttgttttgttgtttcgttgaTTTCAAAAAAGGAATTAACCCTCTTTTGAAATTCTGTTATCTCAATCATTCTTGTTAGGTATAAATAACGTCACTATCAACGTTTTTCACTGTACTGTGTTTACGCGTTAAAAATCGAACAGATTTTATCCCTTGACATCGTTATTACTATCATCTGTTGAATTCCATGCAACCAAGTACTGAATTGCAGAGATGTTTCCTGCTCTATGAGGGAATGGAATAGAATCACTATAAATCCTATTCATAATTCCCGCCCTAATGGGTCTAAAATCACATACCCTTTCGGCTCATTTTCAAGTATTCTCGGTGCAGTTCTTATCCCTCTCATTGATATCAGTTCTTTTACATAGTCCAATTCCACTGAATTGCTTGTCTCGTTTAGTTCAATACATTATCTTATTATTATGTTAGTCAATGATAAAGCATCTAACCTGGGATGGTGATAATTTTATGCAAATAGGCAGTTGACACTGGAGTCCAGTATATATGCTTTTGAAATGTGACTGGACTATTTTTACTTCTATCATCATGATTTTCATATTACTGTGTATATGCTTGTGAAATGTGATTTCTAGTACTTTGACTTCTAGATAGCTTCAACCACGTAAGTAAGTTAAATCTTGTAGGACTCGGGACTAATTTAGTTTCTGTTGGGAGTCGGTTCAATTAAGTAGTAATGTAAAGGAGCTGTGTAATGCGCAGAAGGAGAGTGATTGGTGCTTGTGTGTTCCAGGTTGTGGGGTTAGTTTTATTGAATGATGGGGATAGGATTGAGAAGCAGATGGAGATTTATGTTTAAGTTACATTCTGCAGTGTGTATGAATCATATACACAAGAGCCAGAAATTTGTTTGGTTGACAATTTGTGTTTCCCATTTGACCAATGTAatttcctttatggagccataCACCTATCTCTAATAAGATCCCTAGCTGCTATACCTGGTGGCTTGTGCCTTAGATGATGATAGCGATGATGACGTATTTGTTGGAGGTTTTATTAGTTTTGGTATTAGTATTGCCTCTGTTCTGCACAGATCTTTGTAGCTTGTTATTATTATATGTTCTTTGTAACTTGTAAAACATATTCTTAAACCTAAAGTCCGACATTTGTGCATTACCATGAGCCGAATTAGTTGATTTCTGCTCTCTTTTTGTTAATATTGTTATGATCTGTTTTTGGATTCATATTGCTGGAGGAACAGTTAATTCCTCGAATGCTGAACTTGTCATGCGATAGTTTAGATGACGCAATGCAATGGGTTAAGATCATTGTTTGTTGGGTTTGTCACTGTTTAGAAAATATACGGACAGTATCTAAAATTGTCTTGAACTGTCACTGTTTTATTCAACTCACTGATATGTGCTTGTAGAGCAACAAGAAAGAAATTGCTGATATTTATGTTTTAGAGGCAGACAGAAAGAAATGAGAGTGATGCTGATATGGTTGAGGGTAATTTAATTTCTGGTTGGAGTACATCTGTGGTCTGGACTAGGATTAATAGTAAAGGAAACTAAATGCCCCTTTCTTGTCTTTTCGGCTTTTCCTGTATATCTATACAACACATGAGTTTATTCAATTTCTATTTGCTCATCTCTAGTTGGTAtagtagggtggcgggtaaagttTTCTTACCCGCCATtcagcgggtagggtggcgaaataGGCCATATCATACCCACCCTACCcaatgtgcagccctagttgggCTACACATTGACATCCGGTAGTCCTACTATTCAGTTTTAGTGGGACCCACATGTCCAACTGTGTACTTATAAAAGCTCTGATGATTTCACTTCAGGCCGCTTTTCTCAGGTATTCTGGTACAAATGCCGCAAAACAGAGATGAAGCTCCCGCAGTCAAAGTCTATACGGTTTGCGATGAAtctaggtttttgtttttttctctgtTGGTAGCTGTGTAATTCGagttaaaattattagtgttgcTGTAGAATTGAATAGCTTAAAAGTTAAAACTCAAAGAAGGGGATtcgatcacaaaaaaaaaaaaacctaattaattttgTCGGGGTGTGTGTGTTTGCAGGTATTTGATAGCCCGTAATGTGCCATCACTTGGATGTGAAGATGAGTTAGGGAAAGCGTTTCAATCATATGGAGAGATAGAAGAGTATGATTCTTCTTTATTTCTTACAGTTATGAATTTTGTTTACTTTGGTTTCATTGACGGTTTAAGAAATCACGAGCTTTGCAGAAAATTGAGTGAGTGTATTTGGTGATAACTGCTATGTTTTACCCAGATGTAAACCTATGGATGAAGAGGATTGTGAACCATATACCGATGTTTATTGGATCAAATTTGTGCGTGTCGATAATGCTAGGTAATTTGAAGATTTATTACCTTCTTCATTTGCCTGTTATCTATAACTCAAATTATTGCAGGATCGACAATGCTAGGTAATGCTaagttttatataatcttcaCTTATGTGTGGTATTGTGATTTAAGACTTAGACTGTGCACGTTCCATGTAAGTTCTTGTTTCTGAATTCTCATCAGACGTCTCACTAGCTGCTcattttgtttgtttaattttatCGTTTTCGTAGATTTGCAAAGAGAAAGCTGGACGAATCTGTTTTCCTTGGAAATCGTCTACAAGTGTCATATGCCCCTCAATTTGAGAGTGTTTCTGACACGAAAGAGAAGTTGGAATGCAGGAGAGGGGAAGTTCTAAAACGATTAAATGGTGAATTTCTTTTAAAACCAAAATTGCAAGATTTTAGTTACTTTTTATCAGGGTAGAAGAAATTAAAAGATATGGCTTGAGTTATCGATTGAGTGCTAAATGGGTTTTTCTACCTAGCACCTAATGCCCTGATCTTTTTAATTATAGCAGCTAATTCCAGTGGGTCTAAAGCTCATAACCCAGATTATCTCTTTGAACCTCCAACACTTCCATCTCCGGCACAAACCAGTATTAGCAGCCACGCAAACACTAGGCAAAGGTACATGCTTTTATTTAACATGATTTATGGGTTCTTCTGTTGCAATTTAATTGTTGTAAGCTGAGTTTTGCATaaattttttgctttgtcttcaGAGATTTCACGAAAACGGACCACACTTTTCACACGGCAAACCCTCCGATCAGAACAGTGTCCTCGAATGAGGTCCGTGTCTATTTTATTGTTGCATGATACACGAATAATTTTTTCGTTAGAGAGTGTTTTGTTTGAACTAGAGAACGTTACGTGCCTCTGTTGCATTTTCATGCATCAAATAGGTATTTCACCGGTTTTATATAATTTACTGTGTTGAGCCAATTTGCTTCACAACTGCTTCCAATGACTATTGTGGTATCTTATTTCCAAAATGCATTAACGCACTAAACAGTTATGCTGCTTTATACTAAATTCTATATGATATCTCTTTTACATTAATTAGAGTTGTATATTAATAAAAGGAACCAGAATAGTTCTTAGGTTCTTTGTGACTTTCCACCTCTTTTGAATTGACCATTTCCTAATGCCCAAAATTCTAGGGTTAGGTGATCTCAAGTTTAGTAGGTATTCATTTGGATGGTCAATTTGTTTGTCCAAAAGCATGGAAATTATTGAATGGCTAGGATCTTGTTGATTGATTTTGTTATGTTGAAAAGTAAGCAACTCTAGTGACTCAACATTTTGGGTCAGTTTATATGTGGAATCGCAAATGCGAAAAATCTTGAATAGTTCTTCTCCAACATTTTAATAGGCTTCAGTTATTTTCAGCCTTTTACATTCTTGCAATCTTCTGTTGAGTTGTTAAagttagatatgttatattttcTGCTtttgataaatctttctccccaCTGAAATATATCAGGAATACTTCCCATCGCCATCAATGAATGCAACAGTTCAATTGGTCAGAGAAAAGCTTGATAAGGTAAAAGGAAAAATCTTTTTTGaatttattcttttcttttagcttttttTTGAAGATTAATGATATCCATTATTCTAATATTACGGTCCATATGTTTTCTCAAGATACAATCAAGTAGTGCCCATGTAGAAGCTGGATCTGCGTTAAAAAAAGCACGTGTGGATAACCGAAGGAGAATCTGATTTATCTTCAGTGATGGAAACCTCCCCTCCTATGTCTTATTTGTTGCACATTGTTTAGTGGCCTTATCTCACTCAAGAAGCCCAACTTTTGTTATGGAGGATTGTATAGGGGCAGCATTTCGATTTTTGGCAATAACATACGCCCTGTAACTTGCAAGTGCTGGTACAGTTTTTCGCACTAGTTAAACATGTAAATAATTTGCTTTTGTATTTTCATCCTTTTTGAACTTTTATTACTAATCTTTTTTTATATCTGTAGTACTCTTATGCATTTTCATGTTTTCTGAATTCTTGTAGTCAAATGAAGCTTTTTGCTTAATTTTCCAATGAATGGAGGGTTTTGAAACATGTTTTAGGTAACCGGAAATGAACTTTAGCATGGCTAGTTTCTCTTATACGTCATGCAGGAGGCAAACAGAAACCGATGCTGAAGGTTAGCTCTTCCAAAATGACTCTTCAAGGGTTTCTTGACGTCTTAAAATGCCTTAAAACTTGGTAAAGTGTTTCTAGCATGATTAGCTGCTCTAAGAAGAAAAATAGTGGTTACAAAACAAAAGAAGCTTAGGAGCCTGTTTGGTACAATTTTAAAAACGGTTTTCAAAATTAACATAccatttttttccttgttttcatttttctaaatttgtttggcaggataaaagttgtttttgaaaaccaaggaaaatcaactaaatcagatcaaatgtaaagactcgtctaagagatagtgatactgGTCATGACTCAATTGCAACCATTCCCccgatctcttactttgttctgaaaaaaaagtagaagaaacaaaaaaaaaatagaaaacaataatttgatgTTTTCatttaaaacaaatattaaacattttctgaaaatgtccctaccaaacgcattttttcctgtttttctgttttttaaaacagaaaattgtttttgaaaactgtaccaaacaggctctAAGCTTTGCAGAAAAGGAACCGAAACAAGGGTTTGCTAATCAGCTTaactggaagaaaaaattactactAATTTGGATTTCATTATGAGTCAAATTTTCTAATTCCCTCCTACAAAAATCTTGGGGCGGAATGCAGAACTGAAAACAAGGGCTTTCAATCACTGTAGTTCAAGACAGGTATACCTCCAAACTTGTGTTTTTTGCTGAATTGCAGACAGGGCAGAGTTCTACAGACCTCTCACAATTCTTACACAAGCAAAGGTGCCGACAAGGCATCAGCAGGACTGAAACTTCACTACTCTTGCAAAACCCTGCAGGTCATCTTCTGCTCTATTAAACCTTGGTTGTTCGTAGAGACAGATTTCACTCGTCCacaaatgtttaaatgattggttTGGTCCACATAAGAGGAAGCTGCACCATCAATTTCGCTGTCTCCCCATCCTTCTCTCCCTCGCTCCGCACCCTGAGCTATGACCATGTTAACGTTGCTCTTCAGCACATTTGCTGTATTCTCACTGTACTTTGCCTTGAAATGCCAAGAATGGACTTCTGTTGTCACTTGCTTAATCTTTTCAACCAAAGTGTTATTCCTTGTGATCATATTTTGTAGTTCGATTTCTTTCTCCATTAGTTTCTTCCCTACTCCTTTCTCTACAGTGTTAAGGAATGATACCGTGTGTCTCTGCTTCAATTCTCTGATTCCCTTCGCCAATTGTTCCTCCTGTTTTACCAAAAAGTTTCACACTAAGCATCCTGAAAAACTATTTAAGAGCTAATCGCACAAAGAGAAACAACGAATGATTTCAATGTTGGTATAACATTTGTTTTCATTTAATACCTGGATGCGGATATAATGATCGAATTCCACCTTCTGTCTGTCAATTTCACTCCTCACATTGTCCCCGAGAGATAAAATGGCAGGAAGCTTTTGCATTGTACTACCACTTGCCGATGTAACCGAGGATTTATGTTCGTCATCGTCACAAGATAGCTTCAACCCAGTCGAAACAGGATTCTGTTTAATTATATAGTTGGTTGAACGATTGTTTTCATCTTGATAGAAGTTATTACTATTCAAGCACATTTGATGTTTCTGCTTCCTGAAAGAATCTTCTACTTCCCTGGGTCTTTTAATTGGACGATTTCCAGCGTAAACTTGTCCATTTATCATTTAATTCATTGGATCAACACCGCAACCTCCTGGAGCTGTATAGTCGATAACAGAATCAGATTAGGATCAATACAGTCGCAAAATCTATTACAATTAAAAACACCGAATGGCGTCAAGGACTTATAATTCCCATACTCCAGctgattgatcaaaaaaaaaaggactTACAATTCCCGTACAATTGCAGCTGCATAGACGCATCGAGACCATATTGCAGTTTATTTCCTGCTAACATTTGAAATACAGGATTGCCTGCATCGCTTCCAATCATCTTTCTTTCCCCGGTATGTATGAAATCCGCAATTATGCGTTTCCTTATGTTTCTTCGGATTCTAGAATGACCCTGTAACAAAATGTGGACTTATAAGAATTCAACAGATCTAGATATCTTTCACAGGAATCTCAAGAGATCACAATTTAATCCCAAATATCACAAAATTTGTCCGATTCTGACAACAGTATTAACATTAACTGACACCCAAGAATCCGAATAATTTCGAAACAGTAATCTTAAATCAGGTTGAAACCATCTCATTAAATGATGAAAACATAGAAGAAAGAAATCTTAAAATGCATGATCTCATTAAATTTCATTCATTCGaatccaaaaaagaaaagaaacttatattagtcTCAGAATGCATGTTAATATAGTTACTTACCCCTTGTAAACAATGAAAGGATTGTCCAGAGCTTAACGAAAGATGGAAGACAGGAACCGTGTAGATATGGGATTGAGATATTGATGAAGTATATGATTAAGAATGAATCTGGTTTTGAAACGGAAATCAGTTGTTTGAGTGATCATAGAAATGAAATGATGACTAGTAAACGTTGTATCGGGAGAGTCGTTCATATTTTTTGCTTTGTTTATGATGAGTTGATCGGATCTCTCTCTAACTTCTCAACACCCACTCTTTTCGTTTTCCCACCAACAATTcaatctctctttctcttttttattGTCAAGAGCTTTAATTGCTGCTGGTTTGTTTGTCATAGTGGATGGATTCAAATCTAActtatttttaaaacaaaaacgaatCACTGTTAAAATGACCAAAATGCCACTAGATTTTCGATGCCATCGTATAATCTTAAAGTCGTTCGATTTGGATTTATTGATGTGACTTGGATTCACTTGACACCATCCGGTTTAGATTGGATGTAATTCTGGTGAAAAAGAGTTCAGTAGTCATTTGTTCATCAACCGCCCTTTTACCTAAGCAGTTTGGTTTTGGATTTA
Coding sequences within:
- the LOC113276471 gene encoding phosphoenolpyruvate/phosphate translocator 1, chloroplastic-like, with translation MSSSVALSSPSAPFLKPRNFINGRGTRIINPVTRSLSFNPIRFSSQKSNDLISSSSNGVSSFCGPRSSSSWSSIPSLVSSDRENNKKDFRIKATPVPESAGAGETAQEKSSGLMQTLQLGSLFGLWYLFNIYFNIYNKQTLKVFPYPVTITTFQFLVGTVFVLLMWTSNLYKRPKITTSQLVAILPLAVVHTMGNLFTNMSLGKVAVSFTHTIKAMEPFFSVVLSSMFLGEVPTLWVISSLVPIVGGVGLASMTEASFNWAGFWSAMASNVTFQSRNVLSKKFMVKKESSLDNITLFSIITIMSLFLLAPVALVMEGVKFTPAHLTSVGLNVKEVFTRALFAGLCFHAYQQVSYMILQRVSPVTHSVGNCVKRVVVIVTSVLFFRTPVSPINSLGTGIALAGVFLYSRVKGIKPKPKTT
- the LOC113276472 gene encoding uncharacterized protein LOC113276472 isoform X2, producing MPQNRDEAPAVKVYTVCDESRYLIARNVPSLGCEDELGKAFQSYGEIEECKPMDEEDCEPYTDVYWIKFVRVDNARFAKRKLDESVFLGNRLQVSYAPQFESVSDTKEKLECRRGEVLKRLNANSSGSKAHNPDYLFEPPTLPSPAQTSISSHANTRQRDFTKTDHTFHTANPPIRTVSSNEEYFPSPSMNATVQLVREKLDKIQSSSAHVEAGSALKKARVDNRRRI
- the LOC113276472 gene encoding RNA-binding protein 48-like isoform X1, with the translated sequence MPQNRDEAPAVKVYTVCDESRYLIARNVPSLGCEDELGKAFQSYGEIEECKPMDEEDCEPYTDVYWIKFVRVDNARFAKRKLDESVFLGNRLQVSYAPQFESVSDTKEKLECRRGEVLKRLNAANSSGSKAHNPDYLFEPPTLPSPAQTSISSHANTRQRDFTKTDHTFHTANPPIRTVSSNEEYFPSPSMNATVQLVREKLDKIQSSSAHVEAGSALKKARVDNRRRI
- the LOC113276472 gene encoding RNA-binding protein 48-like isoform X3, whose translation is MKLPQSKSIRYLIARNVPSLGCEDELGKAFQSYGEIEECKPMDEEDCEPYTDVYWIKFVRVDNARFAKRKLDESVFLGNRLQVSYAPQFESVSDTKEKLECRRGEVLKRLNAANSSGSKAHNPDYLFEPPTLPSPAQTSISSHANTRQRDFTKTDHTFHTANPPIRTVSSNEEYFPSPSMNATVQLVREKLDKIQSSSAHVEAGSALKKARVDNRRRI